ATTGTGCGCCCCAAGGGATAAAGGGCATCTGTGTGTAAGGGACACGATTCAGATTCAGGGCTGGAGAGTAAAAGATGCAGGGCTTCAGAACCTCAAACAGGGCTGGGCCAGACCCAGGGAACTCTGTGGTTCTAACCCAGAGGTTGGTAAACTAGCCAGCAGGCCAAATTTGCCTTGCCACCTGTTTtcgtaaatgaagttttattttaacaCACCCACGCTCGTTGATTTTCCCATTGtgtgtggctgcttttgtgctacagcagcaaagttgagtagttgcaacagaaacagtgtggcctgcaaagcctaaaatagttaCGATCTggctttttcaaaaaaatgtttgctgacccctgctttaGACTATAATGTGGGTCTTGAGGAACAGACAGAACTTGGGTTGGTGCAAAAAGAGCATGTTTCAGGATGGAGACACCAAGAATAAGGGCATGGCAGTGCAATAGGCCTGGCTTTCCTTGGGAGTAGTGTGTAGACCAGCAGAGCCAGAACAGAAGCCCTGTGGAGGAGCAGAGGGGAGTGGGTTACGGATCCACTATGGGGAGACTTGAATGCCAGTATAAGAAGTTtgggttctgggacttccctggtggtccagtggttaagactccaagcttccactgcagggggcacgggttcgatccctggtcagggaactaagatccccacatgccacacggcaaggcaaaaaaaaaaaaaggatgtttggGTTTTGGGGGTCTGGGCATCAAGGAAATTTGGAAGGTTTTTGAGCAGGCCGGGGATGTCGGCAAAGTGGAATTTTAGGAAATACTTGGCCAGAGTGTAAATGGCTTGAAAAGGGAACGAAGTTAGTGATAGCTGAGCTCTGGGTGGGTGAGGGGACTGAACTGATGTGAGACatttggaaggaaaaatggaCAGACTGGATgttgagggaagaggaggagaataataatagcagctgccatttattgaggGCTATCATGTGCTAAGGCTTTACTTCACTTTCTCCCGTAGGACTCCTCCAAATCCTGTGAGTTTGCTATTAATTGTACAcagtaactgaggctcagagaggctaagtgacttatTCAAAATCACACAGTAAGTGGTGAAGCTGAAATTAAGGACCAGGCAGTCTGACCCCAAAGAGAAACTGGAAACCAAAGTCTGACCCTGTGTCCACCCAACTCTTATTCACCTTTGAGGTTGAGAGCCTGGCACCTGGGGTACGCTCATGAGGGAAAGTGGGTGCGAAGGTCAGGTTTTGGAAGAAGTTGGTGTCCACGTGTGTGTGAGGCTGTGGCTGGGTACCCCCTACCCCAGTGGGGAGGTCCAGCAGACTGGGGGACGGGATTCCAGGCGATGATTTGTGGAGTAGACTTAGCAATTGTCCCCATGAGGCCCCAGTTGAAGCCAGGGGTGTGGATGAGCTCTCTGAGTGAAAGGTGGAGGACTTAAGAAGACATGAGTGTGTGAGACcacccctagagattctgattctgcTGGGGTGGCACCCATGCAATGGTAATTTAAAAGTCTTCCtcaagtgattctgatgtgcaggCAGGGTTGAAAACCATTGGATTGTAGGTaatgaggagaggagagagtagAGGTCGAAGCCTGCGCCCGCCCACAGGTGGGAGCAGACGGAACGGGAGAAGCTGGCAGAGAGGTGGGAGAACTGGGCTAGGAGCGCGGCCATCTCAGGAAAGACCGACAGCATCTGAGCCAGGAGGGTGAGGGCCCAGAGTCAGGCACTTCATTAGGGCCGGCCTGTCCCCTTGTCGTTTGACTCTGGGTTGTGGGCATTCACGCAGGTGAGCAGGAATGACTGGGGTATGGGGAGGTGAGGAACAGCAGGACGATAGACCGTTCTTTGAGGCTTTGGGCAGGGAAGTGAATGGGTGAGGAAGAAAGATGCAGACTTGGAAGCTCAAGGGGTAGAAAGAAAGGGATCCAACCCAAAACACAGTGGGAGGACGCATCCTACCTGACTACTGATGACGTTACAGAACGACCATTCCTGATTGGGTAGCCGAAGGGAGGTGGGACTTAAAGAGGCTgctcaacaatatttattaagcgCGCCTGAGGTCCCAAGGTTGGTCTGGAGCTGCTGTTCGAGCTCCAAACTGATTCCCTTCTCGGCGCAGGTGGAGTTCTACTTCCTGTCCCAGTACGTGTCGGCGGCCGACTCACCGTTCCGCCACATCTTCCTGGGTCGCGGAGACCACACGCTGGGTGCCCTGCTGGACCACGTGCGGCTGCTGCGTTCGAGTGGCCCCGGGGCCCTTGGGGAGGAGGCCCAGGTGGCGCGGGGCCCGGGCTTCCAGGAGAGCCGCTTCCGGCGCCAGCTGGCCCTGCTCACCTGGACGCTGCAGGGGGCAGCCAACGCGCTGAGCGGGGACGTCTGGAACATCGATAACAACTTCTGAGCCCCGTGGGCAGGTGAGGGCGGGGCACAtgcccctgcctctgccccctgCCGAGACCGCCTGCTGTCCCCTCGAGTGATTTCTGGGTGACCCAGATGCCTGTGCACCACCTCCCATTGCTGACTCATTTTTAGCCCTTACTGTACCTGCAAGGGCCCCAGCAATGACGCCAACGTGGACACCCACACACCACAGGCCCTGCAATGTAGGTGTAGGTGAGCAGTGCCTTCCATAATGGGATGGCCATACCGTCAGCTAATCAGGGAGCAGCATCTGCTCTCTCAGTCACGTCCCCTTCCTCTTCAGGAGCAGGGTCCCCCCCTCTACAGCTAGAGACCACTCTGGAAGGTTTCCTAGGCCCTGGGACCTGGCCAGCCTTCTTGGTGGGAAAGCTCCACTGGGACCATAACTTTACGGCCAACCCGTGTCCTgcagtgggaggggctggggtttGAACCTCAATAAACCACCTGTGGCATCTGTTGTTTACAGGCACTTTTATGCATCTTCCTCACCCTCACCTCACCCAGTCATCCCTCCCTTGAGAGCTAGGGAAGGGTCGGGCAGAAGGCGCCAGAGAGGATGCAAGTGGGAATGCTGTCTCCATGGGGAAAAGAGCTGTTCCTGTTACCTAAGGAACTAAGGAAACTGCCTGAGGAAATAAGGAGGGCCCTTCTCCAAAGACCACCACGGGTCGGGGGCTGGCTCTGTACCTTCTCCTGGGACCAGGGACGGCTACATAATTTGCAAGGCCTGGTACGAAATGAAAATGTGGGGCCTCTTGTTCAAAAAGcaagatttccctggtggtccagtgcttaaggcttcgcactcccagtgcagggggcgtgggttcaatctgcggtcatggaactaagatcccgcatgttaTAAGATGCAgccccaaaataataataattatgttttaaaaagcaagaacaaagtttttttctttcttccacagtCTCTCAACCTGTCGTGGTGGTTTTTAAGTTGTTATTTAATATCCAGGTCCCTGAGACAAGGAAATACTCCGGGACAGATCCCCATAGGCACGCGGGGTTCTGCCCCATGACTTGCTACAGATATAGCACATGTGCCCAACCCTGACCCAGACCCAGACGTGGACCCTCCGAGTGCCTGCACCCAGGTCCCTACTGGGGAAGGAGGGTGGCAGCTGTGGTTGGGTGCGGGCAGGGAGCCAACAGGTGAGAACCCATCCAGGGGAGGCAGGACCCCCAGCACGTGCTCCACTGTCTCATCGGGCTGCACTTCTAAAGCATAAGTTCAGAGGTGAAATCATTAGGAATTTCAAGATACAGACCGCAGAGCACTAACCCCCAAGCACAGGGCCGCATTTGGAGCACAGAGCCCTGTGAGACTGCAGTGATTACACAGCCATTATATTAGCCCAGCCTGGGCTCTCTCTCCCCTATTGGGTCCCCTTTGGCCAATTGTTGTCCACTGAGGTGGAAGCTGCAGGAGAACAGGGAATTACGGGTGCTGCTGGCACCACTTTACCTTTAATCATGGTCTCAGGGGGCTATGGCCCTTGTTCTTCCCGGCAGCTGTGTAAATCCTAGGGTCCGCCTCTCAGGCTCCTGGACCTCTCTTGCTCCCAGTATGGTGTGAGAGGTCCTAGGCTGCTCCTCAGATGCTGGGAAGTGAAGTCTTCTTAGTTTATGGCTTGGGATGCTCCTGGGTTCCAAGATGAACTTGCCTCCTCCTTACCTCCCTGAGTCTGACTTGGTGGGTTCTCAGGAGCCTGGACTAGGGGTCAGAATCCTCCTCGACCCCTTACTTCCCTGACATACTGTCCAGAACGAATTTCCCAAAGTCCTTTCTCAGCCCTTCCCCACCTTGTCCATTTGCTCCCTGTAGTGGACAGAATAAAGTTCTggacaaagatgtccacatcctaatccccagaatctgtgaatgAACGTTACCTTATGTGACAAAAagggctttgcagatgtgattaagtcagggatcttgagatggggagtgTTTGGGGCTGAATtgtttcccccaaaattcatatgttgaaaccctaacctctagtacctcagaatgtgttTGTGTTTGGAGAGAGGGCCTCTAAAAAGGTgattaaaggacttccctggtggttcagcggctgccgatgcaggggacacaggttcgagccctggtctgggaagatcccacgtgctgcggagcaactaagcctgtgcgccgcaactactgagcctgtgctctagagcccgcaagccacaactactgagcccacgcaccacaactactgaagcccatgtgctctagggcctgcgtgccacaactactgagcccacatgctgcaactactgaagcctgcacgcctagagcctgtgctccgcagcaagagaaaccaccgcaatgagaagcccacgcaccgcaacgaagagtagcccccgcccgccacaactagagaaagcccgcacgcagcaacaaagacccaacgcagccgaaatttaaaaaaagaagtgattaagttaaaatgaggccgtcAGAATGggcctaatccaatctgactgacatccttataagaagaggaaattggaTGCGCGGAGAGACACCAAGGATGTGCGTGCACGggagaaagaccatgtgaggacacagtgagaagggtgccacctgcaagccaaggagagaggcttcaggaAAAACCAAACCTGTTGGCAGCTTGTCTTGGACActagcctccagaatggtgatcaaattaatttatgttttttaagccAACAAGTCTGTGGCAGCCTTAGCAAAGTGACAGAGGGTAAttatgctgggggtgggggtgggggacgtaATCACCAGGgtccttatttttattatttatttatttggggctgccttgggtcttcgttgctgcgtgcaggctttctctagttgcggcgagcggggggcgagcgggggttactcttcgttgcggtgcgcgggcttctcattgcggtggcttctctgttgtggagcacaggctctaggcgcatgggcttcagtagttgtggcacgtgggctcagttgttgtggcacatgggcttacttgctccgcggcatgtgggatcttcccggaccagggctcgaacccgtgtcccctgaattggcaggcggattcttaaccactgggccaccagggaagtcctcaaggtCCATATTAAAGGAGGCAGGAGGATCAGAGATAGAGAAAGGagatgtgacaacagaagcaaagggtcagagtcagagatttgaagatgctacactcctggcttttttttttttttttagtgacttaaaacagtgATCATTTGTTATTTCCACTCTtggctttaaagatggaggaagggatcaCCACCCAAGGAATGCAGAtggcctctagaaactggaaaagtcaaggaaacatCCTCCCCAggtgcctccagaaggaaccagccctgctgacaccttgatttcatcCCCAGAAGACTCATATTGGAGTTCGGACCCCCAAAACCGTAAGAGAattaatttatgttgttttaagccactagttTGTGATAAcctgttacagcagccacaggaaactaacacCCACCCACTCCAATTACTGCCAGCTCAGTATTGTTTTCTaagaaatttactttaaaaaaatgtctgtgaCCCAAGCCCCTCCCACCCCTATAGCGGCCCTTCATAGCTTTGTGTCAGAAAGCCTCCTGATCCTGCTGGCAACAAGGCCTTTTCCCAGCAGATATCCGCAAGATCATTAATGTGCTATAACTCAGGTGCCTTTTGGGGTCCTGGGCACAGACAGCCCAGTGTGGATGGTTTTGTGAGGGGTTTGCTGGGCCGCGGGGAGAGCCCTCCTCACATCCTAGACACAGGCTGCCATTCTCTGCACAGGATCAGGCTCACGTCACCGGGGCCAGTTCTGGGTGTGGGAAGGGCAAGGTCCCCAGGGCAGAGGGGCAGCTCCCAAGGCCCCCAAAGTAAAGCTGGAACAACTGATAACCTTCCAGCAGCATAACAGACCGAGTCTGTCTTAACGTTATCTTGCTGATTTTTGTTCCCAATCGACAAACTGCCAGTGTCAttggcttcctttcttcctttcctcccctctcGCCTTACATCTGAAGGAGGGCTGGAAGCCTGCCTCTCAAGGAACCTATTCTTTTCCTTTGCCTTAACTTCTCCTGCCTGGTTAGGCTGAGGTTATGGCAGGCAGTGCCATCTGTCCCCATCTTGTCTGAGACCTTGGTGTTTCTGACCCACAGGGGTTGAGGTCAAAGGAAGAGACGAAATAAAAGCAGGTAAAGGGACAAAAAGGCAGAAGAGGATACCGGGGATGGGGTCGGGAGGAAGCCCCCAGGCAACCCTGGCAAGAGGCTCTGCTGGCTCAAGATGGCGGGACCTGAGTTCTATAGCAGGTGGGAGTAGGTGGTactggggtttgttttttagCTTAAGGTATGTTGGCTTAGGGGCGGGATCCTATCCCTAGGATAGGGCTAAGGGGGATTTTAAGAATTCACTTTCCCAATTCCCTCATTTTAGAggcagaaactgaagctcagagaaattaaatgacttgctcaaggtcacacagtttttCTCGGTGCAGCACCAGGCCTAAGACCCTGGTCTTCTAAACCCTCCCTGGGTCCCTTCGCTCCCCGATGTTTGAGGTCCCCTGGGAGTAGGAGGTACTGGAGGAGAGAAGTGGGAAGAAGGGGGCCTGCTCCTTACACTTCTCAGTTCcgttttacaaatttattttattcagctTGGAAGATGAATACAAATCCCTGGGTTTGGGGGGGAAGGGGACGGGCAAGAAGAAGGGAGTAGGAGTTGAGGCAAGGCTACGAGCATCACAGTGGCCGTCTCACGTCCGCGTCCAGGGCCACGTCCCTGCCCGGGGAGGGGGCGCGGAGGTTGAGCAGGGAGCTCAGGTCCGGAGGAACACCATAGTCAGGAGGCCTGGAGAGGGGGGGAGGAGCGAGGTCATATGTGCAGCCTGCCAGCTCTGGACGCCCTCTTTCCAGCCCCCACTCCCCTCTCTCTGGGCCCCGATCCCCTACCACCACCGTGCTCACCCAAGACATAGGCTGCCACTAACTTCTGTCCCAGGGAGACGTGAAGGATTTGGGGCAGCTGGCTGCCAAGTTCGTCCTGGAGCGGCAGCAGCAGGAAGGCCACGGAGACTGTGCCCATCagcaagaagaggaggaaggagctgGTGGCCAGGTGCGGGAGGGGGTCTGGGAAACAAGGCCCATCagcaagaagaggaggaaggagctgGTGGCCAGGTGCGGGAGGGGGTCTGGGAAACAAGGCCCATCAGGAGCTCCGGCCTCCACTCCTGCCCAGCCCAACGCCCTCCAGGGAGGAGGCTGAAGATGGAAGGTGTACCCACTTCCTGTTGGACACCGGAAGTGTCCTCTCCTCCCTAGAACCTTCGTCCCCACAGCCTCAGGaaaccctctcccctctggtccCTCATCATTCGTTTTCTCTCCTCAACTCTGCCTTGAGTACGGGCTCCTGTgtatctgtgtgccaggcagggaCCTCTCTGTCTCCCACAACTTGGTACATAATTGCTCAACCCggtttcttattatttatttattttttataaatttatttatttttggctgcgtcgggtctttgctgctgcgtgagggctttccctagttgcggtgagtgggggctactcattgcggtggcttctcttgctgcgaagcgcgggctctaggtgcgcacgcttcagtagttgtggcgcgtgggctcagtagctgtggttcgcgggctctagagcacaggctcagtagttgtggcgcacgggcttagttgctccgtggcgtgtgggaatCTTCTCGGataagggatcgaacctgtggcccctgcattggtaggcggattctcaaccactgccaccagggaagcccccggtttCTTACTGAACAGAACTGAGCTGACACATGATGGGAAGTACTGAAGTCAGAGCTAAAGgaagaatttttctctttaagtGGAGGCCAGAAACCAAGGAAACTGCAAAGTCTGCTTTTTCCCTAACCTGATATAAAATCTCAACTCCTAGAAATGTTTCCACCAAAAAGCAAAAGACTGAAacggaagggaattccctggcggtccagtggttaggactccactcttTCACTGCCAGGACCCTgcatttgatccctggttggggaactaagatcccgcaagccaccaggcacagccaaaagaagaaaaaaaaaagaaaaaaaaaagactgaacagGAAGACCTCTTCAACTCCAATTGAGCTCATCTCTAGGGTCATCCTAGGTCCTCCCTCCTTACAGAACTCAAGAATTCCCATCCCTAAACTCACTCTCTGGGAAGTGCTGAGCCGTGGGTGGTGCTGTCCAGGAAGGAGGCTCTGGGTGCGGCGTTGGGTCAGGCTGTCCCTGAAGCTCAAGGGGGTACGCAGGGGCCCTCAGAACCGAGGTGATGTCCTTGCGCCCCACCACTCGGCCGTCTGTTCCCTCCTCAGACAGCTCAATGCGGAAGCGGTCCTGGACGTCATAGTGGCTGGGATTGGGGGCCACGTGGCGAATCACACTGGTCCCAAGAAAGGAGAGCGGCCCATTGAAGGGCAGTGAGAGGCAGTGATCCAAGAGGATCCAGGCCCCACCCTCCCAGGAAACTTTCCCTTAGGGACACAGACAGAGGGTGGGGTAAACAGGTTGAAGAGGACCTGGTCTGAGGTTTAAGCCAAGGCACAGTAAATCAGAGAAAGGTGGCAGCGACCCCTGGCTTTCATCAGCCTCCCCACCCTCTCAACTCACATGTCAATGCAAGACTGAGGCTTCACATATCCTTCCGCGTCAAACACTGTGTATTTGGCAGGTGCTGTGCACAGGACTGAGGGGAAAAGGCACACAAGACCGACTATTGCCTCAGACAACCTGCACAAGCCCCGCCCATGGAGTCCCCCCTGCCTTCTACCCCAGGGCTGGACATCCGACCGTACTCATCTGACTGCTCCAGCCCGCTCAGCTCCCCAGCGTTCTACCGCCAGCCCCCAGATCCCCAGCACGAAGCGCCCATCCCCATCACCTCGGAAGCGAAGCGCTGCTCCCGTGGGGTTATAGAGGGTCAGCAGCTGCCGAGATCCACTCCGCTGGTCTGCCCTGAATACTAGATCCAGGGGAAAGACGAGGACCGGGACAACAGGTCCCGAGGGAGGAGGGGCGCCCCGGGACCCCCGCCCAGGAGCCCCCGGACCCACCAGCTCCTGGTCCTGGGGCGCCCCACGGCGCATGCAAGCTCTGGGCGGTGGAACATCCGAGGGCAGAGCTCAGGGGACAGGGCCTGGAGTATAAAGCCGAGGGGAGAGAGGGGCGAAAGGGAACAGGATGAGATCGTAGGGCAGGGCCTGGACTgatgccgccgccgccgccgcctcggaATCCCCCTAGATGAGGGCCCCTcaggccaggcccaggccccccaagcccttcctctccacaGCTGTGCCTTAGTTCCCTTTAGGCCCCGCCCCCAAGCCCTACCTCGAGGGTCACGCCCACCCCGTAAACCCAGCCCCTcccggcccccagccctggccctagTCTTCACAGCCCCAGTTTCCGATCTCCATAAGCCCAGCTCCGCTCCGCCCCTTCCGGGCCTCCCAGGGCACCCGCCCCTCTCTTCGGCCCAATTCCGCTGGCCGCCGCGCCCTCTTCCGGAGTTGCCCTTTCCGGCTCCTGCTCTCCCGAAACCTGTATCTGTGCCTCCGCTCCCTCCCTGAGCTCGGGCCCACGCTTCCTCGGGCTTCCGCCTCCGAACGGCCGCTCGCGCTATGAAGCTCACCTCTGGTCACAGCACCTGCCAATCAACCTGTGGCCGGACCAGGGCTGCCATCTTCCCGGCAGACCATTTCTGCTCTTCCGCCGTACGGCCTCTGTCATTGGCCAGGGCGGCCTCGTTTCAGCTCTAAGTATACACCGATTGGTGCGCCTAAAGAGGTGATTGGCTTGATGCCAGTGACGTAAAACTTTACGAGCGTCTCTGGCTAGAACGCTAATCCTGGAATAAGTCGGGCGGCGATGTCGTGGGGAGGCACCCGGGCGAGGGTGGGAGTCAGGCTTTgttccttcctccccactctgAGGCCGTCCAAATCACTAGAATCACATCCCACAAGGGAGCCCTCTTTCTCCACTTCAGTCCCAGGTTCTCCTAGATGCTTCCGCAGCAACGAAAGCCGTTTTCTGTAGTACGGGTTGGAGGTTGCTCCCAGTTGGACTCGGTTCGTAGCCCAGGGCACTTCTCTTGATTCCTTCCCGCACGAAACTCATATTTGAAATCACTCATATTTGCAGAGGGAATTATATTCAGAATCTTCAGCTTCccttacagacgaggaaacagcCTCGACAAGGTGAAGAATCACACGCATTTGGTTAGCAGCGGAGCAAAACAAAGTTACCTGAAAGCCTTCTCTAAGCACCCTGTCAAATGTAGAATCTCCCTTTGCCTGTCCTCTTatcatgcttttgttttcttcagagcaCTCCTAGAGCTACTTGACatcatgtttattttagtttatctcTGCTCAGGTAGAATTTACTCTCCTGTCCGC
The DNA window shown above is from Kogia breviceps isolate mKogBre1 chromosome 14, mKogBre1 haplotype 1, whole genome shotgun sequence and carries:
- the MOSPD3 gene encoding motile sperm domain-containing protein 3 isoform X4, with the protein product MRRGAPQDQELVGPGAPGRGSRGAPPPSGPVVPVLVFPLDLVFRADQRSGSRQLLTLYNPTGAALRFRVLCTAPAKYTVFDAEGYVKPQSCIDIPPPAPGHQLLPPLLADGPCFPDPLPHLATSSFLLFLLMGTVSVAFLLLPLQDELGSQLPQILHVSLGQKPPDYGVPPDLSSLLNLRAPSPGRDVALDADVRRPL
- the MOSPD3 gene encoding motile sperm domain-containing protein 3 isoform X1, whose product is MRRGAPQDQELVGPGAPGRGSRGAPPPSGPVVPVLVFPLDLVFRADQRSGSRQLLTLYNPTGAALRFRVLCTAPAKYTVFDAEGYVKPQSCIDIVIRHVAPNPSHYDVQDRFRIELSEEGTDGRVVGRKDITSVLRAPAYPLELQGQPDPTPHPEPPSWTAPPTAQHFPENPLPHLATSSFLLFLLMGTVSVAFLLLPLQDELGSQLPQILHVSLGQKPPDYGVPPDLSSLLNLRAPSPGRDVALDADVRRPL
- the MOSPD3 gene encoding motile sperm domain-containing protein 3 isoform X2, giving the protein MRRGAPQDQELVGPGAPGRGSRGAPPPSGPVVPVLVFPLDLVFRADQRSGSRQLLTLYNPTGAALRFRVLCTAPAKYTVFDAEGYVKPQSCIDIVIRHVAPNPSHYDVQDRFRIELSEEGTDGRVVGRKDITSVLRAPAYPLELQGQPDPTPHPEPPSWTAPPTAQHFPENPLPHLATSSFLLFLLMGTVSVAFLLLPLQDELGSQLPQILHVSLGQKLVAAYVLGLLTMVFLRT
- the MOSPD3 gene encoding motile sperm domain-containing protein 3 isoform X3, with amino-acid sequence MRRGAPQDQELVGPGAPGRGSRGAPPPSGPVVPVLVFPLDLVFRADQRSGSRQLLTLYNPTGAALRFRVLCTAPAKYTVFDAEGYVKPQSCIDIVIRHVAPNPSHYDVQDRFRIELSEEGTDGRVVGRKDITSVLRAPAYPLELQGQPDPTPHPEPPSWTAPPTAQHFPERATGSIPYPRRFPHATEQLSPCATTTEPVL